A stretch of DNA from Micromonospora sp. NBC_01813:
CCGGCCGTCGTCCTCGACGATCAGGATGATGTCCACGCTGTTGTGCACCAGCGTCCGGAAGTACGCCTCGGCGTCCCGCTGGTTGATCTCGTCGCTGAGCCGGATCCGCTCCAGCGCCATCGCCGCGTGGCCGGTGAGCACCTCGATGGCGTCGCGCAGCACGCCCAGCACCGCCGTCTCGGCCGACACCAGCAGGACCCCGGCCCGCGGCCCGCGCGCGGCCCGGCCCGCGTCGACCGGGCGCGGGTCCGGACGCCGATCGGAGCTCTGCCGGCGGGCGGTCGGCTGGGCCGGCACCGGTGCCGGCAGTGGCCGCTCGGGCAGCACCAACGGGCAGAGCAGCGCGAACGGGAACGATCCGAGCTGGTTGGCCAGCATGGGGGTGAGCGCCGGCCGGCGCAGCATCCGGGTACGCCGTACCGCCGCCGCCGACGGCAGCAGCACCCCGGTCGCGGTGACCGGCACCGACGGACCCCAGATGCTGCCGGCCAGCGCCGGCACCCCACCCGACTGGTTCAGGACCAGCACCAGCCGGTGCTCGGCGCTTTCCGGCACGATCTGCCGCAGTCCGGCGCGAATCGCCCGGTCCACCTCGGCGGCATCGGCGGCCGAGACCAGCGCCGCACAGGCGTCCCGCAGCCCCTGCTCACGCCGCACCGTCTGACGGTGCACGGCGAGTACGTCGCCGAACCTGCTGAGCACCAGGGAGAAGACCACCGCCGAGGTGATCGCCAGCATGGCGCCGTCGCGGATCCGCCCGGTCAGCGACTCGATCAACAGGATCGTCGGGGCGATCATCGTGGCCAGGATCAGCAGCACCGCCCACGGACCGCTGACCTTGCCCTGCTCCACATCCACCGGCTCGGACATCTGCGCCATCGACGGCTGCAGCCCCGCCGCGCCCCAGCAGACGTAGAGCAGCAACCAGCCGACCTCGATCGGACCGCCCGGCTGCCACTGCCCGCCCAGCGTGGTCAGTCCGTAGAAGATGTCACTGACGAGCATCCCGCCGGCACCGACCAGCAACAGCAACAGGGCCGAGGTACGGGGATTCATCGCCAGCAGGCGGATCATCACCGCCAGAATCAACAGATCGCCAAGGGCGTACGCGGCGAGCAAAGACCGCTCGATCGGGGTCATCCCGGCCGCGGTGATGTACGGGCCGATGATGAAGATCCAGGCAAGCAGCGTGGCGGCGCACAGGAATGTGAGGACGTCCAGCAATCTGGCCCGATCGCCGATCATCCGGTTGCTGCGGGTCAGCGTGAACAGTCCGGTGGCGGTCAGTGCGAATACGGTCAGATAGCAGAGCTCGGCGACGGGCGAGCCGGGAAACAGCGCGAACGTGGTGTCACCGGCGGCCAGCATGACGACGGCAGCCGCCAGACACCACCATGCCGCGGCTTGTTTCGGCCGGTAGCGGCGGATACCGAACACGATGCAACTCGCGCTCAGCGTACCCAACGCCGGCCAGAGAATCGGATGCCAGCTGGGAGCGGCGAAGATCCCGACGGACAACAGGATCATCACCGTGGCATATCCGCCGGTGAGCTTGCGGACCGACACGAGCCTCCCTCGGGCCGAAAGTGAACAGCCGCAGCGCGCCGGCTGGTGGGTCGGCGTCCGGCGAGCATCCGGACGAAACATCCACCGCTCGGTTTACCAGTCCGACAAGGCGTTGGCCATACTTCTGCCGGGCAATGGTCGACAACGTTGAGTCGCCGACAAGGGATACGATTTCCGGGATTGTCCAAGTGACCGTCGAGTATGGTGGCGTCCACCTGGGCAAACGATTTACCTCGCCGGGCCGGCGGATCAACTCGGCCGGGCGAGTGCCGCCGGAGCGGAGATGGTGAATCTGGCCTCGACGACGGCGTGCACCGTCTGCACCTGTGGGTCGAGGTCGAGTTGCGGGGTGGACTCGGCAGCCAGGTCCACCGCGGCGAATCCGTGACCGCCGCCGCTGCGCAGCATCATCGGCTGCGGTGCCGCCATGCCGTGGTCGGCCAACTCGACCAGCCCGGTCACCTCGGCTCCGAGCGCGTCGGCGTAGTCGCGCGCGCGGGCGATCGCCTCGTCGATGGCCGCCCGGCGGGCCTGGCCGAACTCCGGGCTGGCCGGGCGCAGCGACCACCAGGGTCCGCTGATCTGGACCTGGTCCTGGTCGGCCAGCCGCAGCATCAGCTCGCCGAGCACGGTGAAGTCGACGACCGTGACGGTGGTGGTGACGCTGGCGTGATAGGCGGCGACCCGCTCGCCGGACCGTTTCCACTCGGGCCGCACCAACAGCGACCCGGACTCACGGCGCTCGATCGCCGTGCCGTAGCCGTCGATCAACGCGCGGACCGCGTCGCCCCGCTCGGCGAGTCGCTCCAGGGTGCCGGGTCGGTCCCGGCCCCGGGCCGAGACGGTCACCGCGAACCGGGCCAGCTCCGGCTGGACCTCCCGGGTCACCTCGCCTCGCACCGCCACCACCGCAGCGTCCACCATGCGGCCAGCCTAGCCGAGCCGGACCGGCGCGGCACCGGTCAGCCGAGCCGGCCGACCGCGGTGGTCACCCGTTCGTCGCTGGCCGTCAGCGCGACCCGGACGTGACGCTGGCCGGCCGGACCGTAGAAGGCACCGGGCGCGACGAGGATGCCGCGCTCGGCGAACCAGTCCACCGTCGACCAGCAGTCCTCGTCCCGGCTGATCCACAGGTACAGCCCGGCGGTGGAGTGGAAGACGGTGAAGCCGGCACCGGTGAGCGCGGCGCGCAGCTGGTCGCGGCGGGCCGCGTACCGCTGCTGTTGGTCCGCCACGTGCTCGTCGTCGGTCAGCGCGGCGACCATCGCCGCCTGCACCGGGGCCGGCACGATCATGCCGGCGTGCTTGCGGACCGCGAGCAACTCGCCGACGATCGCCGGGTCACCGGCGACGAACCCGGCCCGGTACCCGGCCAGGTTGCTGCGCTTGGAGAGCGAATGTACGGCGAGCAGACCGGTCAGGTCACCGCCGTGGACCTCCGCGCTGAGCACCGAGACGGGTTGCGCCTCCCAGCCGAGCGCGTGGTAACACTCGTCGCTGGCGACGACCGCGCCGCGCTCGCGCGCCCAGTCGACGACCTTGCGCAGGTGGCCGGCGGGCAGCACCTGACCGGTCGGGTTGCCCGGCGAGTTGACCCACACCAGACCGACCCGGGTCGACGGCCCGAGGGCGGTCAGCGAATCGGTGCGGACCACCTCGGCGCCGGCCAGCCGGGCACCTACCTCGTAGGTCGGATAGCAGACCGACGGCACCACCACGACATCGCCCGGGCCGAGCCCGAGCAGGGTGGGCAGCCAGGCGACCAGCTCCTTGGAGCCGATGGTCGGCAGCACCCCGAGCCCGTCGGCCGGTGCGCCGCACTCCCGTACGCA
This window harbors:
- a CDS encoding SIMPL domain-containing protein; its protein translation is MVDAAVVAVRGEVTREVQPELARFAVTVSARGRDRPGTLERLAERGDAVRALIDGYGTAIERRESGSLLVRPEWKRSGERVAAYHASVTTTVTVVDFTVLGELMLRLADQDQVQISGPWWSLRPASPEFGQARRAAIDEAIARARDYADALGAEVTGLVELADHGMAAPQPMMLRSGGGHGFAAVDLAAESTPQLDLDPQVQTVHAVVEARFTISAPAALARPS
- the dapC gene encoding succinyldiaminopimelate transaminase, with product MPDFPWDRLEPAKAKAARHPDGIVDLSVGTPVDPVPAVIQDALRAATDTPGYPMTAGGARLRDTIRDWCVRECGAPADGLGVLPTIGSKELVAWLPTLLGLGPGDVVVVPSVCYPTYEVGARLAGAEVVRTDSLTALGPSTRVGLVWVNSPGNPTGQVLPAGHLRKVVDWARERGAVVASDECYHALGWEAQPVSVLSAEVHGGDLTGLLAVHSLSKRSNLAGYRAGFVAGDPAIVGELLAVRKHAGMIVPAPVQAAMVAALTDDEHVADQQQRYAARRDQLRAALTGAGFTVFHSTAGLYLWISRDEDCWSTVDWFAERGILVAPGAFYGPAGQRHVRVALTASDERVTTAVGRLG